From Macaca fascicularis isolate 582-1 chromosome 14, T2T-MFA8v1.1, a single genomic window includes:
- the ROBO3 gene encoding roundabout homolog 3 isoform X8: MLRYLLKTLLQMNLFADSLAGDISNSSELLLGFNSSLAALNHTLLPPGDPSLNGSTVGPEDAMPRIVEQPPDLLVSRGEPATLPCRAEGRPRPNIEWYKNGARVATVREDPRAHRLLLPSGALFFPRIVHGRRARPDEGVYTCVARNYLGAAASRNASLEVAVLREDFRQSPGNVVVAVGEPTVLECAPPRGHPEPSVSWRKDGARLKEEEGRITIRRGKLMMSHTLKSDAGMYVCVASNMAGERESAAAEVVVLERPSFLRRPVNQVVLADAPVNFLCEVKGDPPPRLHWRKEDGELPTGRYEIRSDHSLWIGPVSAEDEGTYTCVAENSVGRAEASGSLSVHVPPQLVTQPQDQMAAPGESVAFQCETKGNPPPAIFWQKEGSQVLLFPSQSLQPTGRFSVSPRGQLNITAVQRGDAGYYVCQAVSVAGSILAKALLQIKGASLDGLPPVILQGPANQTLVLGSSVWLPCRVTGNPQPSVRWKKDGQWLQGDDLQFKPMANGTLYIANVQEMDMGFYSCVAKSSIGEATWSGWLKMREDWGVSPDPPTEPSTPPGPPSQPVVTEITKNSITLTWEPNPQTGAAVTSYVIEAFSPAAGNTWRTVADGVQLETHTVSGLQPNTIYVFLVRAVGTWGLSDPSPVSEPVRTQDSSPSRPVEDPWRGQQGLAEVAVRLQEPIVLGPRTLQVSWIVDGPVQLVQGFRVSWRVAGPDRGSWTMLDLQSPSQQSTVLRGLPPGTQIQIKVQAQGQEGLGAESLSVTRSIPEEAPSGPPQGVAVALGGDGNSSITVTWEPPLPSQQNGVITEYQIWCLGNESRFHLNRSAAGGARSAMLRGLVPGLLYRTLVAAATSAGVGVASAPVLVQLPSPPDLEPGLEVGAGLAERLARVLRKPAFLAGSGAACGALLLGLCAALYRRRKQRKELSHYTASFAYTPAVSFPHSEGLSGASSRPPMGLGPAPYPWLADSWPHPSRSPSAQEPRGSCCPSNPDPDDRYYNGAKGGRVKLLGKPVQMPSLNWPEALPPPPPSCELSCLEGPEEELEGSSEPEEWCPPMPERSHLTEPSSSGGCLVTPSRRETPSPTPSYGQQSTATLTPSPPDPPQPPTDMPHLHQMPRRVPLGPSSPLSVSQPMLGIREGRPAGLGAGSAALPHLSPSPAPSIASSAPGRTWQGNGEMTPPLQGPRARFRKKPKALPYRRENSPGDLPPPPLPPPEEEASWALELRAAGSMSSLERERSGERKVVQAMPLAAQRGPHPDELRLWSGWQVGDREVLLPACTRLPFALVLQKRPGSRTADRASFPGARAPAPVPRLAATLPGAPAALGDPGALAGAGVGAGARAKGRDRNAERNQDDPCWGIENIRSATGKGSRDVFSLPAVMSGAN, translated from the exons ATGCTGCGCTACCTGCTGAAAACGCTGCTGCAGATGAACTTGTTCGCGGACTCTCTGGCCGGGGACATCTCCAACTCCAGCGAGCTACTCTTGGGCTTCAACTCCTCGCTGGCGGCGCTCAACCACACCCTGCTGCCTCCCGGCGATCCCTCACTCAACG GGTCAACGGTAGGACCGGAGGACGCTATGCCCCGCATCGTGGAGCAGCCGCCAGATCTGCTGGTCTCCCGAGGCGAGCCCGCCACGTTGCCCTGTCGCGCTGAGGGCCGACCCCGACCCAACATTGAGTGGTACAAGAACGGGGCGCGTGTGGCCACTGTGCGCGAGGACCCGCGTGCGCACCGCCTGCTGCTGCCCAGCGGCGCCCTCTTTTTCCCGCGCATCGTGCACGGGCGCCGCGCGCGGCCGGACGAAGGTGTCTACACTTGCGTGGCTCGCAACTACCTGGGGGCAGCAGCGAGCAGAAACGCCTCGCTGGAAGTGGCAG TCCTCCGTGAGGATTTCCGGCAGTCTCCTGGAAacgtggtggtggcagtgggggaGCCAACAGTACTGGAATGCGCGCCCCCCCGCGGCCACCCGGAGCCTTCCGTGTCCTGGAGGAAGGACGGTGCAAGActcaaggaagaggaaggaaggatcaCG ATCCGTAGAGGGAAGCTGATGATGTCACATACACTCAAGAGCGATGCAGGCATGTATGTGTGCGTGGCCTCCAACATGGCGGGAGAACGGGAGAGTGCGGCAGCTGAAGTCGTGGTCCTGG AGCGTCCCTCATTCCTGCGCAGACCAGTGAATCAGGTGGTCCTGGCTGATGCCCCTGTGAATTTCCTATGTGAGGTGAAGGGAGATCCCCCACCTCGTCTACACTGGCGCAAGGAGGATGGGGAACTGCCCACAGGCAG GTATGAGATCCGGAGTGACCACAGCCTTTGGATTGGGCCTGTGAGTGCCGAAGATGAGGGAACCTACACCTGTGTGGCGGAGAACAGTGTGGGCCGCGCTGAAGCATCTGGCTCCCTCAGTGTTCACG TCCCACCCCAGTTGGTGACCCAGCCCCAGGACCAGATGGCAGCTCCTGGAGAGAGCGTGGCTTTCCAGTGTGAGACCAAAGGAAACCCCCCACCTGCCATCTTCTGGCAGAAGGAGGGGAGTCAG gtcCTGCTTTTCCCCAGTCAGTCACTTCAGCCAACAGGGCGCTTCTCAGTCTCTCCAAGAGGCCAACTCAACATCACTGCGGTGCAGCGTGGGGATGCTGGGTACTATGTGTGCCAGGCTGTCAGTGTGGCTGGCAGCATCCTGGCCAAGGCCTTGCTGCAGATAAAAGGAG CCTCTTTGGATGGGCTGCCTCCTGTCATCCTCCAGGGACCAGCCAATCAGACGCTGGTGCTTGGCTCCTCCGTGTGGCTGCCATGCAGAGTGACTGGGAACCCTCAACCCAGTGTCCGATGGAAGAAGGATGGGCAGTGGCTGCAGGGGGATGACCTCCAGTTCAAGCCAATGGCCAACGGTACCCTGTACATTGCCAACGTGCAG GAGATGGACATGGGCTTCTACAGCTGTGTGGCCAAGAGTTCCATAGGGGAAGCCACATGGAGTGGCTGGCTTAAGATGCGGG AAGATTGGGGAGTATCACCAGACCCCCCTACAGAACCCAGTACCCCTCCGGGGCCACCCTCTCAGCCAGTGGTCACTGAGATCACCAAGAACAGCATTACCCTGACCTGGGAGCCCAACCCACAGACTGGGGCTGCAGTCACATCTTATGTGATAGAGGCTTTCAG CCCAGCAGCTGGCAACACGTGGCGTACTGTGGCAGATGGCGTGCAGCTGGAGACACACACAGTCAGTGGTCTGCAGCCCAACACCATCTACGTGTTTCTGGTTCGAGCAGTGGGAACCTGGGGCCTCAGTGATCCCAGCCCTGTCTCTGAGCCTGTCCGTACACAGG ACAGCAGTCCCTCTAGGCCAGTGGAGGACCCATGGAGAGGCCAGCAGGGACTGGCTGAAGTGGCTGTGCGCCTGCAGGAGCCCATAGTGCTGGGACCCCGGACCCTGCAGGTGTCCTGGATT GTGGATGGCCCAGTCCAGCTGGTGCAAGGTTTCCGGGTGTCTTGGAGGGTAGCAGGCCCTGACAGAGGAAGCTGGACAATGTTGGACCTACAGTCCCCAAGCCAGCAAAGCACTGTGCTAAGAGGACTCCCTCCAGGGACCCAAATCCAGATCAAGGTGCAAGCCCAAGGCCAGGAGGGGCTGGGAGCTGAAAGCCTCTCTGTGACCAGGAGCATTCCTGAGGAGG CCCCCAGTGGCCCCCCCCAGGGAGTGGCGGTGGCCTTGGGGGGTGATGGCAACAGCAGTATCACTGTGACCTGGGaacctccactcccctcccagcAAAATGGGGTCATCACGGAGTACCAG ATCTGgtgcctgggcaatgagagccgCTTTCACCTCAATCGGTCTGCAGCAGGCGGGGCACGCTCCGCAATGCTCCGAGGACTGGTGCCCGGTCTCCTCTATCGAACCCTGGTCGCGGCGGCCACCAGCGCAGGCGTGGGCGTGGCCAGTGCCCCGGTGCTGGTGCAGCTGC CGTCCCCGCCGGACCTGGAGCCCGGGCTGGAGGTGGGCGCCGGGCTGGCGGAGCGGCTAGCGAGGGTGCTGCGGAAGCCCGCCTTCCTCGCGGGCAGCGGCGCCGCCTGCGGGGCGCTACTGCTCGGGCTCTGCGCCGCCCTCTACCGGCGCCGGAAACAGCGCAAAGAGCTCAGCCACTACACGG CCTCTTTTGCCTACACACCGGCAG TGTCCTTCCCGCACTCAGAGGGCCTCTCTGGAGCCAGTTCCAG GCCACCCATGGGCCTTGGCCCCGCCCCCTACCCATGGCTGGCAGATTCGTGGCCCCACCCATCTCGAAGCCCCTCAGCCCAGGAACCCAGGGGAAGCTGCTGCCCCAGCAATCCTGACCCGGACGACAGATATTACAATG GAGCCAAGGGAGGCAGAGTGAAGCTTCTGGGGAAACCTGTgcagatgccctctctcaactGGCCAgaagccctgcccccacctcctccttcttGTGAACTGAGCTGCCTAGAGGGGCCCGAGGAGGAGCTGGAGGGCAG CTCAGAGCCAGAGGAGTGGTGCCCGCCAATGCCTGAGAGAAGCCACCTGACGGAGCCCAGCTCCAGTGGAGGGTGCCTGGTCACTCCATCCCGAAGGGAAACCCCCTCTCCCACACCCTCCTATGGACAGCAGTCCACAGCCACTCTTACCCCCTCACCTCCtgaccctccccagcccccaactGACATGCCCCATCTCCACCAGATGCCCAG GAGGGTGCCCCTTGGGCCGAGTTCCCCTCTCAGTGTATCCCAGCCCATGCTGGGCATCCGTGAAGGGAGgcctgctggcctgggtgctggcTCTGCAGCCttgccccacctcagccccagtCCTGCCCCTAGCATAGCCAGCAGTGCCCCAG GCAGAACCTGGCAGGGGAATGGGGAGATGACTCCCCCACTTCAAGGACCCCGTGCTCGATTCCGGAAGAAACCCAAGGCTCTTCCCTACAGGAGGGAGAACAGTCCTGGGG ACTTGCCCCCACCACCCTTGCCACCGCCAGAGGAAGAGGCGAGCTGGGCCCTAGAGCTGAGGGCAGCAGGCAGCATGTCTTCCCTGGAGCGGGAGCGCAGTGGAGAGAGGAAAGTGGTACAGGCCATGCCCCTGGCAGCCCAGAGGGGTCCCCACCCGGATG AGCTGCGCTTGTGGTCAGGGTGGCAGGTGGGTGACAGGGAAGTTCTGCTCCCTGCCTGCACCCGGCTGCCTTTCGCTCTTGTGCTGCAGAAGAGGCCTGGCTCCCGTACAGCAGACCGAGCTTCCTTTCCCGGGGCCAGGGCACCAGCACCTGTTCCACGGCTGGCAGCAACTCTTCCAGGGGCTCCAGCAGCTCTAGGGGATCCCGGGGCCCTGGCCGGAGCCGGAGTCGGAGCCGGAGCCAGAGCCAAAGGCCGGGACAGAAACGCCGAGAG GAACCAAGATGACCCTTGTTGGGGCATTGAGAATATCAGGAGTGCCACAGGGAAGGGTAGTAGGGATGTCTTTTCCCTCCCAGCAGTGATGAGTGGGGCTAACTGA
- the ROBO3 gene encoding roundabout homolog 3 isoform X7, giving the protein MLRYLLKTLLQMNLFADSLAGDISNSSELLLGFNSSLAALNHTLLPPGDPSLNGSTVGPEDAMPRIVEQPPDLLVSRGEPATLPCRAEGRPRPNIEWYKNGARVATVREDPRAHRLLLPSGALFFPRIVHGRRARPDEGVYTCVARNYLGAAASRNASLEVAVLREDFRQSPGNVVVAVGEPTVLECAPPRGHPEPSVSWRKDGARLKEEEGRITIRRGKLMMSHTLKSDAGMYVCVASNMAGERESAAAEVVVLERPSFLRRPVNQVVLADAPVNFLCEVKGDPPPRLHWRKEDGELPTGRYEIRSDHSLWIGPVSAEDEGTYTCVAENSVGRAEASGSLSVHVPPQLVTQPQDQMAAPGESVAFQCETKGNPPPAIFWQKEGSQVLLFPSQSLQPTGRFSVSPRGQLNITAVQRGDAGYYVCQAVSVAGSILAKALLQIKGASLDGLPPVILQGPANQTLVLGSSVWLPCRVTGNPQPSVRWKKDGQWLQGDDLQFKPMANGTLYIANVQEMDMGFYSCVAKSSIGEATWSGWLKMREDWGVSPDPPTEPSTPPGPPSQPVVTEITKNSITLTWEPNPQTGAAVTSYVIEAFSPAAGNTWRTVADGVQLETHTVSGLQPNTIYVFLVRAVGTWGLSDPSPVSEPVRTQDSSPSRPVEDPWRGQQGLAEVAVRLQEPIVLGPRTLQVSWIVDGPVQLVQGFRVSWRVAGPDRGSWTMLDLQSPSQQSTVLRGLPPGTQIQIKVQAQGQEGLGAESLSVTRSIPEEAPSGPPQGVAVALGGDGNSSITVTWEPPLPSQQNGVITEYQIWCLGNESRFHLNRSAAGGARSAMLRGLVPGLLYRTLVAAATSAGVGVASAPVLVQLPSPPDLEPGLEVGAGLAERLARVLRKPAFLAGSGAACGALLLGLCAALYRRRKQRKELSHYTASFAYTPAVSFPHSEGLSGASSRPPMGLGPAPYPWLADSWPHPSRSPSAQEPRGSCCPSNPDPDDRYYNEAGISLYLAQTARGTAAPGEGPVYSTIDPAGEELQTFHGGFPQHPSGDAGPWSQYAPPEWSQGDSGAKGGRVKLLGKPVQMPSLNWPEALPPPPPSCELSCLEGPEEELEGSSEPEEWCPPMPERSHLTEPSSSGGCLVTPSRRETPSPTPSYGQQSTATLTPSPPDPPQPPTDMPHLHQMPRRVPLGPSSPLSVSQPMLGIREGRPAGLGAGSAALPHLSPSPAPSIASSAPGRTWQGNGEMTPPLQGPRARFRKKPKALPYRRENSPGDLPPPPLPPPEEEASWALELRAAGSMSSLERERSGERKVVQAMPLAAQRGPHPDEEAWLPYSRPSFLSRGQGTSTCSTAGSNSSRGSSSSRGSRGPGRSRSRSRSQSQRPGQKRREEPR; this is encoded by the exons ATGCTGCGCTACCTGCTGAAAACGCTGCTGCAGATGAACTTGTTCGCGGACTCTCTGGCCGGGGACATCTCCAACTCCAGCGAGCTACTCTTGGGCTTCAACTCCTCGCTGGCGGCGCTCAACCACACCCTGCTGCCTCCCGGCGATCCCTCACTCAACG GGTCAACGGTAGGACCGGAGGACGCTATGCCCCGCATCGTGGAGCAGCCGCCAGATCTGCTGGTCTCCCGAGGCGAGCCCGCCACGTTGCCCTGTCGCGCTGAGGGCCGACCCCGACCCAACATTGAGTGGTACAAGAACGGGGCGCGTGTGGCCACTGTGCGCGAGGACCCGCGTGCGCACCGCCTGCTGCTGCCCAGCGGCGCCCTCTTTTTCCCGCGCATCGTGCACGGGCGCCGCGCGCGGCCGGACGAAGGTGTCTACACTTGCGTGGCTCGCAACTACCTGGGGGCAGCAGCGAGCAGAAACGCCTCGCTGGAAGTGGCAG TCCTCCGTGAGGATTTCCGGCAGTCTCCTGGAAacgtggtggtggcagtgggggaGCCAACAGTACTGGAATGCGCGCCCCCCCGCGGCCACCCGGAGCCTTCCGTGTCCTGGAGGAAGGACGGTGCAAGActcaaggaagaggaaggaaggatcaCG ATCCGTAGAGGGAAGCTGATGATGTCACATACACTCAAGAGCGATGCAGGCATGTATGTGTGCGTGGCCTCCAACATGGCGGGAGAACGGGAGAGTGCGGCAGCTGAAGTCGTGGTCCTGG AGCGTCCCTCATTCCTGCGCAGACCAGTGAATCAGGTGGTCCTGGCTGATGCCCCTGTGAATTTCCTATGTGAGGTGAAGGGAGATCCCCCACCTCGTCTACACTGGCGCAAGGAGGATGGGGAACTGCCCACAGGCAG GTATGAGATCCGGAGTGACCACAGCCTTTGGATTGGGCCTGTGAGTGCCGAAGATGAGGGAACCTACACCTGTGTGGCGGAGAACAGTGTGGGCCGCGCTGAAGCATCTGGCTCCCTCAGTGTTCACG TCCCACCCCAGTTGGTGACCCAGCCCCAGGACCAGATGGCAGCTCCTGGAGAGAGCGTGGCTTTCCAGTGTGAGACCAAAGGAAACCCCCCACCTGCCATCTTCTGGCAGAAGGAGGGGAGTCAG gtcCTGCTTTTCCCCAGTCAGTCACTTCAGCCAACAGGGCGCTTCTCAGTCTCTCCAAGAGGCCAACTCAACATCACTGCGGTGCAGCGTGGGGATGCTGGGTACTATGTGTGCCAGGCTGTCAGTGTGGCTGGCAGCATCCTGGCCAAGGCCTTGCTGCAGATAAAAGGAG CCTCTTTGGATGGGCTGCCTCCTGTCATCCTCCAGGGACCAGCCAATCAGACGCTGGTGCTTGGCTCCTCCGTGTGGCTGCCATGCAGAGTGACTGGGAACCCTCAACCCAGTGTCCGATGGAAGAAGGATGGGCAGTGGCTGCAGGGGGATGACCTCCAGTTCAAGCCAATGGCCAACGGTACCCTGTACATTGCCAACGTGCAG GAGATGGACATGGGCTTCTACAGCTGTGTGGCCAAGAGTTCCATAGGGGAAGCCACATGGAGTGGCTGGCTTAAGATGCGGG AAGATTGGGGAGTATCACCAGACCCCCCTACAGAACCCAGTACCCCTCCGGGGCCACCCTCTCAGCCAGTGGTCACTGAGATCACCAAGAACAGCATTACCCTGACCTGGGAGCCCAACCCACAGACTGGGGCTGCAGTCACATCTTATGTGATAGAGGCTTTCAG CCCAGCAGCTGGCAACACGTGGCGTACTGTGGCAGATGGCGTGCAGCTGGAGACACACACAGTCAGTGGTCTGCAGCCCAACACCATCTACGTGTTTCTGGTTCGAGCAGTGGGAACCTGGGGCCTCAGTGATCCCAGCCCTGTCTCTGAGCCTGTCCGTACACAGG ACAGCAGTCCCTCTAGGCCAGTGGAGGACCCATGGAGAGGCCAGCAGGGACTGGCTGAAGTGGCTGTGCGCCTGCAGGAGCCCATAGTGCTGGGACCCCGGACCCTGCAGGTGTCCTGGATT GTGGATGGCCCAGTCCAGCTGGTGCAAGGTTTCCGGGTGTCTTGGAGGGTAGCAGGCCCTGACAGAGGAAGCTGGACAATGTTGGACCTACAGTCCCCAAGCCAGCAAAGCACTGTGCTAAGAGGACTCCCTCCAGGGACCCAAATCCAGATCAAGGTGCAAGCCCAAGGCCAGGAGGGGCTGGGAGCTGAAAGCCTCTCTGTGACCAGGAGCATTCCTGAGGAGG CCCCCAGTGGCCCCCCCCAGGGAGTGGCGGTGGCCTTGGGGGGTGATGGCAACAGCAGTATCACTGTGACCTGGGaacctccactcccctcccagcAAAATGGGGTCATCACGGAGTACCAG ATCTGgtgcctgggcaatgagagccgCTTTCACCTCAATCGGTCTGCAGCAGGCGGGGCACGCTCCGCAATGCTCCGAGGACTGGTGCCCGGTCTCCTCTATCGAACCCTGGTCGCGGCGGCCACCAGCGCAGGCGTGGGCGTGGCCAGTGCCCCGGTGCTGGTGCAGCTGC CGTCCCCGCCGGACCTGGAGCCCGGGCTGGAGGTGGGCGCCGGGCTGGCGGAGCGGCTAGCGAGGGTGCTGCGGAAGCCCGCCTTCCTCGCGGGCAGCGGCGCCGCCTGCGGGGCGCTACTGCTCGGGCTCTGCGCCGCCCTCTACCGGCGCCGGAAACAGCGCAAAGAGCTCAGCCACTACACGG CCTCTTTTGCCTACACACCGGCAG TGTCCTTCCCGCACTCAGAGGGCCTCTCTGGAGCCAGTTCCAG GCCACCCATGGGCCTTGGCCCCGCCCCCTACCCATGGCTGGCAGATTCGTGGCCCCACCCATCTCGAAGCCCCTCAGCCCAGGAACCCAGGGGAAGCTGCTGCCCCAGCAATCCTGACCCGGACGACAGATATTACAATG AAGCAGGAATCTCCCTGTATCTGGCTCAGACGGCCCGGGGCACGGCCGCCCCGGGCGAGGGTCCTGTCTACAGCACCATTGACCCAGCGGGGGAGGAGCTGCAGACCTTCCATGGGGGCTTCCCCCAACATCCCTCAGGGGATGCGGGCCCCTGGAGCCAGTATGCTCCTCCAGAGTGGAGCCAGGGGGACAGTG GAGCCAAGGGAGGCAGAGTGAAGCTTCTGGGGAAACCTGTgcagatgccctctctcaactGGCCAgaagccctgcccccacctcctccttcttGTGAACTGAGCTGCCTAGAGGGGCCCGAGGAGGAGCTGGAGGGCAG CTCAGAGCCAGAGGAGTGGTGCCCGCCAATGCCTGAGAGAAGCCACCTGACGGAGCCCAGCTCCAGTGGAGGGTGCCTGGTCACTCCATCCCGAAGGGAAACCCCCTCTCCCACACCCTCCTATGGACAGCAGTCCACAGCCACTCTTACCCCCTCACCTCCtgaccctccccagcccccaactGACATGCCCCATCTCCACCAGATGCCCAG GAGGGTGCCCCTTGGGCCGAGTTCCCCTCTCAGTGTATCCCAGCCCATGCTGGGCATCCGTGAAGGGAGgcctgctggcctgggtgctggcTCTGCAGCCttgccccacctcagccccagtCCTGCCCCTAGCATAGCCAGCAGTGCCCCAG GCAGAACCTGGCAGGGGAATGGGGAGATGACTCCCCCACTTCAAGGACCCCGTGCTCGATTCCGGAAGAAACCCAAGGCTCTTCCCTACAGGAGGGAGAACAGTCCTGGGG ACTTGCCCCCACCACCCTTGCCACCGCCAGAGGAAGAGGCGAGCTGGGCCCTAGAGCTGAGGGCAGCAGGCAGCATGTCTTCCCTGGAGCGGGAGCGCAGTGGAGAGAGGAAAGTGGTACAGGCCATGCCCCTGGCAGCCCAGAGGGGTCCCCACCCGGATG AAGAGGCCTGGCTCCCGTACAGCAGACCGAGCTTCCTTTCCCGGGGCCAGGGCACCAGCACCTGTTCCACGGCTGGCAGCAACTCTTCCAGGGGCTCCAGCAGCTCTAGGGGATCCCGGGGCCCTGGCCGGAGCCGGAGTCGGAGCCGGAGCCAGAGCCAAAGGCCGGGACAGAAACGCCGAGAG GAACCAAGATGA